The genomic DNA GAATTCATCTAAAGTGCAGCTTGAAGGTTCCTCCTTAATGttgatttgtgtttgttgtctccagtgtagctgggaggcctgaggctgctcctcttcatcttcacatttaacaggacaagcagcactgtttgtctcctgaTGTCTACAAAGCTGGTTTCcctcctgaccttcactgagcgtctctggttcctcctttatgtggagacgctctgggagcagctgctcaGACAACAAAAGTTCTTCTGTTTGGTCCATATTAGGATCAGATTGGTAACCTGAAGACAGACAGAAAACACAAGATACAAGAAAActcacacaatttttttttaacttatttgaCTTTGACTCAAACTCTAAAACCTGTTGTTTGTCCCTTGAAGACAGAGTTGGACACCTTTGTCTTAGAgctttctgaatccaagtatcccCCTTTCTCCACTACATCATGTACCGTATGTTTTGTAATAACATTTCataaattcaaaaataatgaattaaaaactaacGAGGAAGACATAAAACTAGTCAATCTGCTGTTTTTAACACTAGACCCAGCTGCTCTGTTTCAGTCCTAACATCTACATACAGAGTAAAACACAGAGTAACCACATTGATCTGTGACCGTATTTACCCTAATACATACGCACTGAGAAACAATATCTGTTCAtaaatcaacatctttaacacTGTGGAGACACAGCTCAGTGTGCTGCCTTTACGGACCACAACAATGCAATAGTTTACCTGCACTAATGTGGACTAAACACACTGTGGTGCTCCATTTGCTCTCTCTTTTCCTCCtatctttccttttctttccagTATGGTCTCGGTGgtgctagctcctctgctagctcggttagcactctgctccagcctctctctgtgtctctGAAACTCCGTCTTCTGACACCGTGTTGTGCTCTCTAACTTTACACTGGAGCTTTAGGTTCTATTATAGTGTGGTCTGACTACGACTGTAGCTGAATATCAACTATATTCACTGTTAAACTCACACATAAACACTAGAGATCGATACTGGTTCTTCTTCTATGCTTTTGTTTAGCAGTAGCTGTTAGCAAACATCTATTAGCTCATTACCGCCACCTCCTGGTAGGGGTTTGCACCTAACGTCTGAGGgcttgtaattttatttaaaagcatcaGATCAAATAACTTAATAtcttattattcatttttactcCCACGCAGATACCGGAACAAATATTTGTCGCACTTGTTTCTAATTTACtgattcttcttcgttggtttTGTTTAGCCGTTTGTAAACGTGTATTAGCTCATTACCGCCACCCCCTGGTTGGGAGTGTGgacataataatgataaatagtaataataattgttataacttatatataataattaatagagtaaaaaataataatagtatgaAGCAGTGTTTTTTAAACCTTGGGTTCGTGTCCCCATGTGCGGTCCCCTGGaatgaaaatggggtcacctcaAAATGTCTAGATATTATATTTCTAAATTGTTTTgcgttattattctttttcaaattaacacatcacacaaacaataaatatgaaataactgtattctataataataataataatacattttatttaaaagtgcttttcgAGACACTCAAAGAAACTTTACAGCATTAAAACAAGAGCATTGATAGACGacaatgacagagaaaagaaaTGAGTGAGAGGGTGGTTTAAACAATAAAGGCTGAGTGAtatttaaactttctcaaatataaatctagccaaaataaaatgaaaatatctcGTCACTTTGTGGGCTAGGTTTAAAAAGGCTATAACGACTGCATGAGGAAACTGTTTAAAAAGCCACGATGGACCAGTGCAACTAAGTTATTTTGTCATGtaagaactaatattttttCAGGCTCTCATGAGAAACTTGATGTACGAAAGCATCTGTCGACTGAGGAATTCTCAGAATTCCATCATCCAGCTGTTGATCAGTGTGTTACCACCAGTCATCTTTGTGGAAACATTGGAACACTTGTCTTTTATAATAACAGTTTACATCTGTTTCATACGTACAGTATGTACTTTTATCATGTGAATACTGTCTATGTTTTTAAACTGCCAAAAATGAActcctgagtctgaaataaaagatgatgatattgtatttgtaacacacttaaataaacaaattctagaagaagaagaagaaaataacgGCCCTGGGGTCGATAGCAGGTTATGATAGAAAAATGAGAATGTAATACATTATCATACAGTTGGTGGCGCTGTTCACTCACATGTGTGTGATTCCACATCAACAAAGAGAAGAAAACAGGtccgcgcgcacacgcacgaaATCACGagccatttattaaaaaattacattacagGAATATGTATTAGTaggtgctttaaaaaataaaataaagagagagagagaaccatTTAATGACCAAATAAGGAACGATTCCGTATTTTAAGGGACAAGTGGCAAACCTAGCTGGAGCAGAGTGCTAAccgagctagcagaggagctagcacCACCGAGACCATActggaaagaaaaggaaagataGGAGGAAAAGAGAGAGCAAATGGAGCTTCAAACCTTTAAAGATGACTGCAGTCCACAGAAAAATATAGTGTTTAAACGACTTCAATATTGGTCCCATCAGAGGACAGCAGGGACATCAGTAGACACATTCATAACAGAGCTGCGACACAAAAGCAAAGAGTGTGAGTTTGGAATGAGTGAGAATGACATGCTCAGAGATAAGCTTGTGTTTAGCATCACAGACTGTCACCTAAAAGAGAGACTGTTACAGGAAAGAGGTCTAACGTTACACAGAGCTATAGAAATATGCAGAGCAACAGAGCAAGAAAAGACTCCGTTACAAGCCATGAAGACTGAACATGGAATGCAACAAGTTCCAGTGGAtggtgaaatgaaaatgatcctTCCTGACAAGAGTCTCCACCATAACACCAGTAAACACTTAGGTAAGTGTTTTCACTGGAAAGTTAGAGAGAACAACACAATGAAGGGAAACTGCcatagagatgtaacgattcactcaactaacgatacaattcaattcacgatttattttacaaaatggggaaaaaaactatactgttttccttttatttttcattgtcaaaagaatcccttgatgaactattcaaaacaatgcaatttaactaaaaataaatcttgaatgaaaaaaagtaatacaaatgaagaagcctattctttttaattctggttctatagtaaacaatgcaaaactgcataatagttctttttctttttagaagtgcaactaaaaatgtattttgtgccttaacaattggacttaaaaaaaaaaagtttcactgtatttaggtcagatatttgtttggatcagcagagggcgctggtaacccagtggtcggttggcatgcagatatgtAGTAGTGACAAACTACTGACAGTTGCTTTATAATGACGTCACATCATAGtggttattattatattgttcaGAAATGGAAATGTTTCAGTTCCACaataatttaatacaaattACAGGGTAAATAGTTGTTTCAGTTtgtatatatttagtttttctatttggcaacaagtacattttcagtaaaaaatacattgatattaaattaaaaaaatcaataatacataattttaaatataaaataagtcataaatacatgaaacacaGGCTGAACAACAGTTAGGATTTTCCTGTTAAAGTCAAATGAGTAGAAACATTGTGAGTTTTCTTGTAATCTAGTGTTTTGTGTCTACCTTCAGGTTACCAATCTGTTCCAAATATGGATCAAAGTGTAAAACTTGTGCTGGCTGCCTTCATGCCCAAAGTTCATCTGCACAGATTACAGCTCCAGCAGCCGTCAGTcactgattgtgttttcagtgagaggaagaatgtggagcagctgctcccagagcgtctccacataaaggaggaaccagagacgctcagtgaaggtcaggaggGAAACCAGCTTTGTAGACAtcaggagacaaacagtgctgcttgtcctgttaaatgtgaagatgaagaggagaagcctcaggcctcccagctacactggagacaacaaacacaaatcaaCATTAAGGAGGAACCTTCAAGCTGCACTTTAGATGAATTCATGAAAAGACAAAGTGTGGGAATTAACAGCAAAGGACCAGAAGCAGCCAGGAACCCAGATCATAGCAGTTTAGTTCtacaaggtcctgatggaacgGAGACAGACTCGTCTCACACTGAAGATAGAAACAcgtatgatgatgatgaggatgaaatgtatgatgatgatgaacttTATGATGATACTTTGCCATACTTTGACTCCACCAGGAAAAAGAGAATGATGTCAGACTCTAGTAAAAATGCTGAAATAGAACGTAAAGCTGCCAAAAAACAGATTAGTTCAAACAAGAAAGTTCAGAAAACAACATTTGAATCAGTGCTGAGTTCTACTTCCTGTGTGGGTGGGAAAAAAGTGACACTGAATGAAGATTCAAACGAGGAAGGaaacacaggagagaaacccttagTGTGTAAGTTTTGCTATAAATGTTTTAGCCGACAGGATTCCATGATGCAGCACATGAGAACTCACACAGTGGAGAAACCATTCAGATGTGACGTTTGTAGTAACAGCTTCACTCACGAGTCTGTCTTGGATATGCACATGAGactccacacaggagagaaaccctttgaatgtgatgtttgtagaaaatgttttagccGAAAGGCTCACTTGATGATGCACATGAGAGTCCACACGGGAAAGAAATTCTACctgtgtgatgtttgtagtaaatgttatAAAAACAAGTCCGACCTGACCAATCACATGATcgttcacacaggagagaatcCCTTTGTGTGTGAAATATGTAGTAAAGGTTTTACACATAAGGCGTACTTGAAAATACACATGAcagtccacacaggagagaaaccctacaGATGTGACGTTTGTAGTAAAGGTTTTAGCAGAAAGAATTACTTGCATTCACATAGGAAaacccacacaggagagaaaccatatCAATGTCGTGTTTGTAGTAGTCGTTTTGGACATAAGTCCAACCTGAACATGCACATGAggatccacacaggagagaaaccgttTGAATGTGACATATGTGCGAAAAGCTTCACTCACAAGTTTCACCTGATCAAACACAGGAGTGCACACAAGAGGCCCACAATCAGGATGTGTACTTAATCATTATGGCTCACCTGGTCGTAGCTTTAGAGTTTAACAGTCTGCCATGAATGTACAACAAGGTTCCTACAGCGTTTTTAAgagtttttattgccattttgaaattaattgaagaccaacttcacagtaaataAAATGGGGGGGAGgagccacatcaattacataggcttagggcatttttttttcaaatgcaactggtggcccccaaagtaaaagcacaaaatgacagtaaaatacaccaaaacacgctaaaataattaaaataactccaaaaacacacaagatgagtaACAttgccagaaatctataaaacaaaaatacaaaaaaaaaaaacattcacaaaaacCTTAGTTGGACGGGTAATTATCGTTAAAATACATTTCCCCAAGTTGTTGAAAGTCCCGCTGCAGCCAcactgttttgtagtttgtTCCACTGTCGTGATTGCCCGATGTTACCgtaaattatacatttaaaaaagaagaaaagaatgttaccatttattttgaaatatgagactaattacaataataaaaccacacaaatgtgttaaaatgtaagacttttgaaacattgatttaagacattttaatgacaataagGCCttgtttttagattcatgaatttaatgccttttaagactttttaaggatccacaGGAACCCTATGATTGTAAACGTGTacgttgtattttttaaagttaaagccACATCCTTCTGACCtttgaaatatatatttgtgtatattagATTACATATTATTGTTGCTTTTCTTGCATTGCCAGCTCATCCTTTAAAGGACATTTTTTGTCAGTACATTACAGTTTTGTAAaagctattttatttattcaagtgAGAATTATGCATCATGAGTTTTATACGTGTTAAATGGTTTGTGTGGGAAGAGTATTTATTAGGGAAAAAAGGTAAAACTAGCTTTGGTATGTGTATTATATAAAAGTTACAGTGAAACGTTCATataagaatctttttttaaataatacatgtAAACTAATGCTTGATGTTATGCTGCTTCAGAATTGAATTGTTGCAAATAATGTAATGGAAAAATTCAACTGGTGTcgattttgtaaataacattCATTCTGTggctttattttgtttatgtctCATTAAAAGTTTGATTTAAAGGTGTCACTTCAATACTCTGGATCTTGTAGAATAGGGTGGTATGGAGGTATATTTGTGCCACAAATCTGCACAGGAAAAAAAGACGCTGACAGATTTGAGAGCGTTGAGAGAACCTGAACAAGCAGTCAGTGAGCGTTAATTTgattattcaatatatattttcagCTTTTAAAACTTATTCCAACATGCAACGTAAAAGAAACACATTAGAGCCCATCAAGCACTGTGTGCTTTACTTTGGAAACGACAACCCTTAAAATAACAGACATTTTAAATCCTAACACAGGCAGTGCTGTGTGATTAAAGAATATATACTTTTACcagaatacatgtaaaaaattacaattaacatCTGGATGTAAGGCTTTAatggtcgtttttttttttttttttaattgacttaCCGATATTTTCCCTCTTCTAAtttttaacaacaaaacaagaacCAAAAATCATATATAAAGaatttctcattgtttcacGTCTTTATGTCATTAAATATGCCACAAAGGTACCATATTGTTACCCTGGTCACCCACAGACCACATGCTGAGAACTGACCTAATTTATTGCTTTTCATACTCCTGAGTAGTACAATCATAATATtttgtcacgggtgaaactacaTATTTAGCTCACATGCAAATCACCGGaaatagcttttattttggcactTCCTGTGAATtttcatattagctaaatatttaatttcacccATATCATTTAGAGTTTAcacttatatttaatatttcattcCTAGCAAACACATCAAGTGTCATGGATGTTAATTTATTATTCAAAGGAGccacaacatacacaaaatgtataaagtcaaatttacagtaaacaataataaaaaataaatcactgtaAACACAGACTGTAAAGCTCCTTTCAAGAATTTGTTGTGTTAATCTACCAAACTTCACAGTTAAACTATCCAAACtataaacaataagaaaaaaaaacaaaacaataagaaaTAAATCAAACGTCAAATGTGTATCATCATATCTAAAGGAATTCTCTTGTGTGTAGCACGTCATGTATTTATCAACAACATTTAGTCAGCACTGAACATCTGAAAGGTCAGACATTTGTCAAAAAACTTTACCTGAAACATGAAATCTAAAGGGTTTCTCTTGTGTGTGGACTTTCATGTGGAAGAACAAGTCTGATTTTCgcttaaaacatttactacaaatgtTACATCCATAGGGTCGCTCTTCTGTGTGGACACTAATGTGTTTAACCAGGTGAGACTTTTGGGTAAAACCTTTCTTACAAAGATCACATTGAAACGGTTTCTCTCCCGTGTGGACTACTTTATGTCGGGTCAAGAACCACTTAGTTTTAAAGCTTTTCCCGCATAAGTAACATCGAAAAGGTTTTTCTACATCACTTCCTATCATGTTTGAATCTTTAGAGACTGACAGAGGTTTCTTCAAACTATCAGAGCCTCGATTATTTTTACCTGAGTCagacatttttctcttttttctggtGGAAACAAAATCATTGGTTTTAACATTAAAGTCTGACAAAGGTTTTGGTGAACTAtcgtcatcgtcatcatcatcatcatacgTGTTTCTATCTTCAGTGTGAGACGAGTCTGTCTCcgttccatcaggaccttgtaGAACTAAACTGCTATGATCTGGGTTCCTGGCTGCTTCTGGTCCTTTGCTGTTAATTCCCACACTTTGTCTTTTCATGAATTTATCTAAAGTGCAGCTTGAAGGTTCCTCCTTAATGTTGATGTGGAGAcgctctgggagcagctgctcaGACAACATAAGTTCTTCTGTTTGGTCCATATTAGGATCAGATTGGTAATCTGAAGAATAAAAGAAAGATAgaaaacacaataattcataAACACACAATGTTTCTACTTATTTGACTTGAACAATAAAATCCTAACTACAGTAAAgtctgtgtttaatgtattttaaggtCTTATTGTATGTTACATTCCATATGTTCTCTGAAAACACTgtttatatttgaaataaacaaatagaaaataatgtGTAAGACATAAAACTCGTGAGTTTGCTGTTTTTAACTCTGTTCCATTCGAATTACggttaaaatagttttttttaaaaataaatttaaatgcatttttttccctccaaattgtgttttattttttccaagttccgtgttttccacatttagttttttacaaatatgattctatttttttagaaaatattcatttttaactcaattgaggaaattaaataaatactaataaataaaaattctataattaaataaaaatggatgtcaaaaatatagaaagatacaattaaaaggaagataaaagtcgtactgacatggattattctgactccctcagggatcaatgatttactgaatctgatcagatttATTGATAAATGGACCAGGGACGCATTAGTTGTTTCACCACTTGGGTCaaaatatttgacagtatcagaagttattaataatctacgatgtttcagactctacaatccctggtatcattggtctcgtccacaacaacagaacaactttatccagatcttctgtagctctgatgagatgatgtttaaacactgagcaggtgaaacagaataaagctgatcatgtttcTCATGTAGCTCTGCAGCACTACACGAGAAACGGACGGAGCTTtacagacacattaaagttaagcaggcactggtcagctctgatttaggagtcagtgatgactTGTGTAGTTTTTGGGCAGATTAGACAATGTTTGAAGCGGACCAGGGTGAGAGGTGCACCTAATAAGCCATcccagaaacatttccccataaaaaacgtCCTTTTCCTCACAGCGACAGCGTTTCAAACccattctgtccatttccgcgttcaacGGTAGATTCCATTTTCATTGGTTGGTTCtgtgattccgttaacgtggattttatagggccctagggTAGTAGTAGTTGGCGCACTCAGACACTTGCTGCAGCGCGTGTGttctgtaaccatctctgaaaggccagcagcccaggaaggcggttctctgcaattctgattggtgaacaagAAAAAACTCAGCAtctgagtagggatgtaacgattaatcgtaaggcagttaaaaattgattcataggtatcacggttcacatcgatgctctgaaaattgaatcgcactactttttttaaacagcagaggacgctaaatatatttatacttctcgtccaaaagtgtaggcggcgggcggaatctgctactactttctttctggccgccttctactcttaaacatattcataaatgattccttacccctttagcaccgaaagaatatctgaaatattacgtgaatatctgtaaaagtcacgtttttctattagctctgtctgctagcatagcatctcttcttcactgcaataatatctgcatgccaaccgaccactgagataccagcgccctctgctggtccaaataaatatctgacgtaatgacgtaaatacagtgcagactttttttttttttaaaaagtccaattgttaaggcacaaaatacattttcagttgcacttttaaaaagaaaaagaactattatgcagtttttcattgtttactatagaaccagaatttaaattaataggcttcttcgtcatttgtattattcctttatttatttcattcaagatttatttttagttaaattgtattgttttgaatagtttatcaagggattcttttgacaatgaaaaataaaaggaaaatattacagtattttctattttttcccccccaaaaaaataaaggagtgtttttcagtcatcatttgtctacagtgccattctgtaaaataaatcgtgagagaatcgtatcgtgaacccagtatcgtgcatcgaatcgtatcgggagttgagtgaatcgttacatccctacatctGAGATTAGGTTATCGCAGTAATCTTAATATCGTTATGATTACAGTTAACCGTAGAGCATTATTACACATACCTGTACTGTTTCTTTTGGACACTTGTGTGGCCACAGTCCTTTTCTCCACTACGTCGTCCGTTTGACATCCAATCTCCCTGGTCTGTTTCTTCACGTCACCACACCGGCACGCTGCCCCTCTTGTGATTGGAGGAGACTGCTTTGTCAAAACAGAAAACAGTAAAAATTACTTCAGTGATGGAATGTCAATAATAGATTtactttacagttatttgtaCATTACTTGGACATTTATACTTTATGCTGTATTATCAATATTTAatcttactttttaaataaaaatttgctCCCGTCTCTCTCTATAAACGGAACTAACGtctgtgaaaaaaagaaaaaacgaaCCCAGGGCACTCATTGTAGGTGTCCCTCGGTCCATATTTTACATTACACACACGTAAAGCCCCAGTCTACATATAATTCCTTGTCATAGCTATAGTGGTGAACATAAAACATTACCTCATTGTGCTGTCATACAATAACATTTGCTAACATTACATGGGCATGACAGGATGCACGATGTAAAATCACTTTCAGGATTTGCACCttcaacaaaatgcatttaattgtccaaatttacagtatttataagATAAGCACACACTTACACTTTCTGGCGGGCACGTAATGGTGGAACCTGCTGTCGGTAGGACGGTAGGATGCAAGCCCCGGACGGATAGGGTCGGTTCAGCCACACTGATCAGCATCAACGGACTCTTCAGGAATCCAGACTTTACCTGGTGATAGTTGCTGTAACTATCGGGGGTAAAGTGGACACTACAGAGACGGGTATTGGTGGTGATCTTCAACTCTCCACAGTAGCTCCTCTTGACAAAATCAATCCACCGTTTCTTTAAGTTGTTGTCCGAAGGAAACTTAAATAAGCTAACGGAGCCGTTACCTTGCACACTGAGGCATCCAGGAAAGATGCACGAGCGACGCGGAGGAGACATGATCGGTTAGCCGGCTATTTGATtggttagctgactggttggttagctggttggttggttagctgactggttgGTTGACCGGTTAGCTGACTGGTTGATTGGTTAGCAGACTGGTTGGTTGACCGGTTAGCAGACTGGTTGGTTGACCGGTTAGCAGACTGGTTGGTTGACCGGTTAGCAAACTGGTTGGTTCACCGGTTAGCAGACTGGTTGGTTCACCGGTTAGCAGACTGGTTGGTTGACCGGTTAGCAGACTGGTTGGTTGACCTGTTAGCAGACTGGTTGGTTGACCTGTTAGCAGACTGGTTGGTTGACCGGTTAGCAGACTGGTTGGTTCACCGGTTAGCAGACTGGTTGGTTGACCGGTTAGCAGATTGGTTGGTTAACCGGTTAACTGAATGGATGATtggttagctgactggttgACCGGTTAGCTAGCTGAAACTGTCGTAAGAGATGCTATCCGGGACTCGAGAGCGAGCGGGAAAACCACCCAAGCTAATGTCCTGAATGTAAATACATACACACTGAGAAACAATATCTGCGGCTCTGTTCAtaaatcaacatctttaacacTGTGGAAACACAGCTCAGTGTGCTGCCTTTACGGACCACAACAATGCAATAGTTTACCTGCACTAATGTGGACTAAACACACTGTGGTGCTCCATTTGCTCTCTCTTTTCCTCCtatctttccttttctttccagTATGGTCTCGGTGgtgctagctcctctgctagctcggttagcactctgctccagcctctctctgtgtctctGAAACTCCGTCTTCTGACACCGTGTTGTGCTCTCTAACTTTACACTGGAGCTTTAGGTTCTATTATAGTGTGGTCTGACTACGACTGTAGCTGAATATCAACTATATTCACTGTTAAActcacataaacacaaacaaaaacacacccgTGATACTCTGCTtacgcttcttcttcttcgcctTAATGATTAACGGTAGTTCTCCTCCAGTATTCTGGTTCACTAGCGCCACCTTCACGCTAGAGTTTAGTTAGACGACAAGACAAAAGCAATCGcaaacagatcagatttttcttcttcttcatctaaTGGTTTCCGACAGACTGTACACTAAAATAAGCGTAATgctgccctcttctgttcaaTAAAACCACTCTACTTTAGATTTTCAAATAGATGTTGGTAAAGAGAAGATAACTCACGACTGCCTTATCTATTAAACGCGAATTCGTTCGAGGCAAAAACATCGATGATTTTTATCGTAAACACTGTAAGCCCAAAGGTTTAAAGTTCTTTAAATAACATTCCTCGATCAACAGAATTCTGGACACAGGACAATAAAACATGTGAAATAGTCTCAAGCTGACCACACTGACATAGACCATCCGGATGCTTGCCCATTTTATCTAAATATGCagcaatcccacaatgcaccagtcCTAATCTGGTTATTTTAACTTGATTTTGACACAAATTGACCACAGGAGTCTATAGTGCCCTGTGCACAAAGCTAACAAATAAAATAGTTCCTCCCTCTAGTCTCATATTCTCATCCATAGAATCAGAATAAAAATACGACATCTCAGGTTTATTTCGCTCATTCTAATCTAAAGCCACCAAACAGCTCAGTAACAAATCAAAttatctcaaaaaaataaaaactaaactaaagaaCAGTTTTGCCCTCTAGTGATAGCATAATATATGGCTTTATTCAAAATCTAACTATATATTCAGTAAAATGAAGTTCAAAGTTTGGATACATTTTAATGCGACGGGCATTTTCAGAGCAGAGTTTAGATAATAACATCTAAACATTCCATATCTCACATGATCATTGAATCACCTGGACCTTTGGTATTTTATCATTCATATGTAGCACTCTGTTTGATGGTAAGTCTGAAACCTTTTATAAAGAACAAATACTTGATCAAACTTGGGTTGTTTTTAATCTGTGAAGCTACCTTATAAGAAGCCAAAACCTTCTACTGTCTTTATGATGATACAATTCTGTAAAATATCAGGACATTGAGTGTTTTATTATAGGAGCTATTGTAAGTGCTTAAAAAGctggcattttatttatttttttaatttgaatattagttttcagtcatttcattAAAAAGCTTCATAATCTGGGAGGCTTTAACTAAAACACATGTTGTTGGGCTGCTTCTGTCTAATTTAGTTTGAAGTAAATTTTACTTTATCCGCACCTCCTTCCATTTTGTTCCTCCTGTAACGATGTCATGGCTAATGTGTCATTTAAAAATTGAGCAACAACAAGAGAAGCTCCTCTGAGCACAAATCTGAAAAGGTTATGTGAACGTACACAGAGACCATGATGCGTTTAACAGGTGAATGAGCAGTTCTCTGTATTCTTAGCTTCTTACAATCAATTTAGATCACAATGATGAAGACCTttaagcagacataggcaactggcggcccaggggccacatgcgttCCTCTTTATgcggcccctaaag from Gouania willdenowi chromosome 4, fGouWil2.1, whole genome shotgun sequence includes the following:
- the LOC114461518 gene encoding zinc finger protein 2-like; translated protein: MELQTFKDDCSPQKNIVFKRLQYWSHQRTAGTSVDTFITELRHKSKECEFGMSENDMLRDKLVFSITDCHLKERLLQERGLTLHRAIEICRATEQEKTPLQAMKTEHGMQQVPVDGEMKMILPDKSLHHNTSKHLGYQSVPNMDQSVKLVLAAFMPKVHLHRLQLQQPSVTDCVFSERKNVEQLLPERLHIKEEPETLSEGQEGNQLCRHQETNSAACPVKCEDEEEKPQASQLHWRQQTQINIKEEPSSCTLDEFMKRQSVGINSKGPEAARNPDHSSLVLQGPDGTETDSSHTEDRNTYDDDEDEMYDDDELYDDTLPYFDSTRKKRMMSDSSKNAEIERKAAKKQISSNKKVQKTTFESVLSSTSCVGGKKVTLNEDSNEEGNTGEKPLVCKFCYKCFSRQDSMMQHMRTHTVEKPFRCDVCSNSFTHESVLDMHMRLHTGEKPFECDVCRKCFSRKAHLMMHMRVHTGKKFYLCDVCSKCYKNKSDLTNHMIVHTGENPFVCEICSKGFTHKAYLKIHMTVHTGEKPYRCDVCSKGFSRKNYLHSHRKTHTGEKPYQCRVCSSRFGHKSNLNMHMRIHTGEKPFECDICAKSFTHKFHLIKHRSAHKRPTIRMCT
- the LOC114461519 gene encoding uncharacterized protein LOC114461519 isoform X2, whose product is MSPPRRSCIFPGCLSVQGNGSVSLFKFPSDNNLKKRWIDFVKRSYCGELKITTNTRLCSVHFTPDSYSNYHQVKSGFLKSPLMLISVAEPTLSVRGLHPTVLPTAGSTITCPPESSPPITRGAACRCGDVKKQTREIGCQTDDVVEKRTVATQVSKRNSTELQRTAFLGCWPFRDGYRTHALQQVSECANYYYPRAL